From a single Mus caroli chromosome X, CAROLI_EIJ_v1.1, whole genome shotgun sequence genomic region:
- the Gprasp2 gene encoding G-protein coupled receptor-associated sorting protein 2, whose product MTGAEVETGSQAKPDKKPQEEVAGGAERESEVPLVVRPKVRPQAPATSGARPKTETKSSSRARSKTETQSVSGTRHRMSGARPRSEAQVMSGARPKTDARAVGGARPKTEAKPIPGARPKGDAQAWAHSEFGAEAMPRAERAHLSNSVTWPPVNAGSTTVTKSKSLSMNTELASMGSEIFSGTQGQPGIEPWFGPREEANMGSWCYPRPRAREETSNESADENSTVSSFWTREETSIRPWPREEMNTRSRHRAKHQANARSKPRSKQDAYIDSLSGSEDEASNPFCFWAGENTNDMFRARGRDEANARPKIRTKREDYFEDEDEFYKESWLLPGEEGNRFRRRDKEEPNKTLKNENQKDVKNDETVKQESRLEEEVIIGSWFWAEQETNVEAGASAICEAEPGAEEGAIGGSLFWTEEKPSLGAVARDEVRPESEEEAIFGSWFWDRDEACFDPNPTPVYTAKSRYRDPEEDLNLASRPKTWDEVTIEFKPPCHGLGFPSPRPFIIPEGASGNSEEKAKNAELGAEGEEQDSVVQRDLPEHEFPFQYDPAYRSVREIREHLKARESAQPENWSCTCIQCELRISSAEFEELLLLMDRIRDPFIHEIAKIAMGMRTASQFTRDFIRDSGVVSLIEALMNYPSSRVRTNFLENMVHMAPPYPNLNMIETFICQVCEETLSHSVNSPEQLTGMRMLRHLTITTDYHVLIANYVSGFLALLTTGDARTKFHVLKMLLNLSDNPMVAKKLFSAKALSIFVGLFNIEETNDNIQIVIKMFQNISNIVKSGAMSLLDDDFSLEPLVSAFHEFEELAKQLQIQIDNQNDPEEGQ is encoded by the coding sequence ATGACTGGGGCAGAAGTTGAGACCGGTTCTCAGGCCAAGCCTGATAAGAAGCCTCAGGAAGAGGTCGCAGGTGGGGCTGAGAGAGAAAGTGAAGTCCCTCTGGTGGTCAGACCCAAAGTCAGGCCTCAGGCTCCAGCAACAAGTGGTGCTAGGCCCAAAACTGAAACTAAATCTTCCTCTCGGGCAAGGTCTAAAACGGAAACCCAGTCAGTGTCTGGAACAAGACACCGAATGAGTGGAGCAAGGCCGAGATCTGAGGCTCAAGTAATGTCTGGTGCCAGGCCTAAAACCGATGCCAGGGCAGTAGGTGGTGCTCGCCCTAAGACTGAGGCCAAGCCAATCCCAGGAGCAAGGCCTAAGGGTGATGCCCAGGCTTGGGCCCACAGTGAGTTTGGAGCCGAGGCAATGCCACGTGCTGAGAGAGCACACTTATCTAATTCTGTCACATGGCCACCAGTCAATGCTGGGTCTACAACTGTTACTAAATCTAAGAGTCTGTCTATGAATACAGAACTGGCCAGTATGGGTAGTGAAATCTTTTCTGGCACCCAGGGTCAGCCTGGAATCGAGCCCTGGTTTGGACCAAGAGAAGAGGCTAATATGGGTTCTTGGTGCTATCCCAGGCCCAGAGCCAGAGAGGAGACCTCTAATGAGTCGGCAGATGAAAACTCTACAGTGTCTTCTTTCTGGACTAGAGAGGAGACTAGTATCAGACCATGGCCCAGGGAAGAGATGAACACTAGGTCCAGGCACAGGGCTAAACATCAGGCTAATGCCAGGTCCAAGCCCAGATCCAAACAAGATGCCTATATTGATTCTTTGTCTGGGTCCGAGGATGAGGCCAGTAACCCATTCTGCTTTTGGGCTGGAGAAAATACTAATGACATGTTTAGGGCCAGAGGCAGGGATGAGGCGAATGCCAGACCCAAGATCAGGACAAAGAGAGAGGACTAttttgaagatgaagatgagTTCTATAAGGAGTCCTGGCTTTTGCCTGGGGAAGAGGGTAATAGATTTAGGCGCCGAGACAAGGAAGAGCCTAATAAGACCTTGAAAAATGAGAATCaaaaagatgttaaaaatgaTGAAACAGTCAAACAAGAGTCCAGGCTTGAGGAGGAAGTCATTATTGGGTCCTGGTTCTGGGCAGAACAGGAAACTAATGTGGAGGCTGGAGCTTCAGCAATCTGTGAAGCTGAACCAGGGGCTGAAGAGGGAGCCATTGGTGGGTCGCTGTTCTGGACCGAAGAAAAGCCTAGTTTGGGGGCTGTGGCCAGAGATGAGGTCAGGCCTGAGTCTGAAGAAGAGGCAATATTTGGGTCCTGGTTTTGGGATAGGGATGAGGCCTGCTTTGACCCAAATCCTACTCCTGTGTACACAGCTAAGAGCAGGTACAGAGATCCAGAGGAGGATCTTAATTTAGCATCCAGGCCCAAAACTTGGGACGAGGTTACCATCGAATTCAAACCTCCTTGCCACGGGCTTGGGTTCCCTTCCCCAAGACCCTTTATCATTCCTGAAGGGGCTTCTGGAAATAGTGAGGAAAAAGCCAAGAATGCAGAGCTTGGCGCAGAGGGGGAAGAGCAGGACTCTGTGGTTCAGCGTGATCTTCCTGAACACGAGTTCCCATTTCAGTACGATCCCGCTTACCGCTCAGTCCGGGAAATTCGCGAGCATCTTAAGGCCAGGGAAAGTGCACAGCCAGAGAATTGGTCTTGCACCTGCATCCAGTGTGAGCTTAGAATTAGTTCTGCAGAATTTGAGGAGCTTCTTTTACTGATGGACCGAATTCGTGATCCTTTTATCCATGAGATAGCTAAGATTGCAATGGGCATGAGAACTGCTTCTCAGTTTACCCGGGATTTCATTCGTGATTCGGGTGTTGTCTCACTGATTGAAGCCTTGATGAATTATCCTTCCTCCCGAGTGAGGACTAATTTTTTGGAAAACATGGTTCACATGGCTCCCCCTTATCCAAATCTAAACATGATTGAGACATTTATTTGTCAAGTGTGTGAGGAGACACTTTCACATAGCGTGAATTCCCCTGAACAGCTAACTGGAATGAGGATGCTTAGGCACCTCACTATAACTACTGACTATCACGTACTCATTGCCAATTATGTGTCTGGGTTTCTTGCCTTATTAACCACAGGCGATGCAAGAACCAAGTTTCATGTTCTGAAAATGCTGTTGAACTTGTCTGACAATCCGATGGTGGCAAAAAAACTCTTCAGTGCCAAAGCTCTATCAATATTTGTGGGTCTCTTTAACATCGAGGAGACTAATGATAACATTCAGattgttattaaaatgtttcaGAACATCAGTAATATTGTAAAAAGTGGAGCGATGTCTTTACTTGATGATGATTTCAGTCTTGAGCCGCTTGTTTCTGCATTTCATGAATTTGAAGAGCTAGCTAAACAGCTGCAGATCCAAATAGACAATCAAAACGATCCCGAGGAGGGACAGTAA